One Paraburkholderia kururiensis DNA window includes the following coding sequences:
- the pelG gene encoding exopolysaccharide Pel transporter PelG translates to MAGIGFELRKIMKRETLTGVARAYAYAGLISSGPLILSIVGILVIGVMSLAFVIPQYAIVQFQVSVTYLIAFSLILTGPLQLSFTRFISDRLFEKRRDLVLSNYNGVVLVATLAAGVIGVAVMAIGFRAEPLGYRLLMVAGFVLLSNIWIAVIFLSSVKQYREILLAFFVGYACTVGFALMLNRHGIVGLLGGFVAGHLVLLGGLSGLIYRNFVSPRLISFEVFERRYAYPRLALVGLLFNLGVWIDKFMFWYAPATGSVVIGPLHASVIYDIPVFIAYVCVMPGMAAFLVRIEADFVEYYDAFYDAVRSGATLHHIGEMRDMMVTSVRAGLYEIIKVQAVVLLLIFAFGAGLLEELHISVLYMPLLIVDVVAASLQVLFLGLMNVFFYLDMRRTVLRLCVAFVVLNGVLTAITLQLSPNTYGYGFAFALMILVVAAVQLLDRKFARLEYETYMLRA, encoded by the coding sequence ATGGCCGGCATTGGTTTCGAACTGCGCAAGATCATGAAGCGCGAGACGCTCACGGGCGTCGCGCGTGCCTACGCCTACGCGGGGCTCATCAGCTCAGGCCCGCTGATTCTCTCGATCGTGGGCATTCTCGTGATCGGCGTAATGAGCCTCGCGTTCGTGATTCCGCAATACGCGATCGTGCAGTTTCAGGTGTCCGTCACCTATCTGATCGCGTTCAGCCTGATTCTCACGGGGCCGTTGCAGCTTTCGTTCACGCGCTTCATCTCCGACCGGCTCTTCGAGAAGCGCCGCGACCTCGTGCTCTCCAACTACAACGGCGTCGTGCTGGTGGCCACGCTCGCCGCGGGCGTGATCGGCGTGGCCGTGATGGCGATCGGCTTTCGCGCGGAGCCGCTCGGCTACCGGCTCTTGATGGTGGCGGGCTTCGTGCTGCTCAGCAACATCTGGATCGCGGTGATCTTTCTGTCGAGCGTGAAGCAGTATCGCGAGATTCTGCTGGCGTTCTTCGTGGGCTACGCGTGCACGGTGGGCTTCGCGCTGATGCTGAACCGCCACGGCATCGTGGGGCTGCTGGGCGGCTTCGTGGCGGGGCACCTCGTGCTGCTGGGCGGGCTCTCGGGGCTCATCTATCGCAACTTCGTGAGCCCGCGGCTCATCTCGTTCGAAGTGTTCGAGCGCCGTTACGCGTACCCGCGGCTCGCGCTCGTGGGGCTGCTCTTCAACCTGGGCGTGTGGATCGACAAGTTCATGTTCTGGTACGCGCCGGCCACGGGGTCGGTGGTGATCGGGCCGCTGCACGCGTCGGTGATCTACGACATTCCGGTGTTCATCGCGTACGTGTGCGTGATGCCGGGCATGGCCGCGTTCCTCGTGCGCATCGAGGCGGATTTCGTCGAATACTACGACGCGTTCTACGACGCCGTGCGCAGCGGCGCCACGCTGCATCACATCGGCGAGATGCGCGACATGATGGTGACGAGCGTGCGCGCGGGCCTCTACGAGATCATCAAGGTGCAGGCCGTGGTGCTGCTGCTCATCTTCGCGTTCGGCGCGGGGCTGCTCGAAGAGCTGCACATCTCGGTACTGTACATGCCGCTGCTGATCGTGGACGTGGTGGCCGCGAGCCTGCAGGTGCTGTTCCTCGGGCTCATGAACGTGTTCTTCTATCTCGACATGCGGCGCACGGTGCTGCGGCTCTGTGTGGCGTTCGTCGTGCTGAACGGCGTGCTCACGGCCATCACGCTCCAGCTTTCGCCGAACACGTATGGCTATGGCTTTGCCTTCGCGCTGATGATTCTCGTGGTGGCGGCTGTGCAGTTGCTGGACCGCAAGTTCGCGCGGCTCGAATATGAAACCTACATGCTGCGGGCGTGA